One Epinephelus lanceolatus isolate andai-2023 chromosome 10, ASM4190304v1, whole genome shotgun sequence genomic region harbors:
- the apoc2 gene encoding apolipoprotein C-II — translation MNKLLVITVLVALLSLSAESFRMPRQAEAVEEEEEVGTLTKVSGTIKSYYNNAIDTASGYLDSIRGLKIEEKAKNFYTETISVITTYADILHDQLYHIVYQK, via the exons ATGAATAAGCTACTGGTCATTACTGTGCTGGTTGCACTTCTCTCTCTCA GTGCTGAAAGCTTCCGCATGCCGAGGCAGGCTGaggctgtggaggaggaggaggaggtagggACCCTGACAAAGGTCTCAGGCACCATCAAGTCCTACTATAACAATGCCATCGACACTGCCAGTGGTTACCTGGACAGCATCAGGGGACTGAAGATCGAAGAGAAGGCAAA GAATTTTTACACTGAAACTATCTCAGTCATTACCACCTATGCTGACATTTTACATGACCAGCTATACCACATTGTGTACCAGAAGTGA